The Niallia alba genome includes a window with the following:
- the perR gene encoding peroxide-responsive transcriptional repressor PerR, translating to MSVEHNELQEALDKLKETGVRITPQRHAILEYLISSMSHPTADEIYKALEGKFPNMSVATVYNNLRVFREVNLVKELTYGDSSSRFDFITSHHYHIICKECGKIVDFHYPGLDEVEQFASHVSGFKISHHRLEIYGTCPDCAQKEAH from the coding sequence ATGTCCGTGGAACATAATGAGTTGCAAGAAGCTCTTGATAAGCTGAAAGAAACAGGAGTGCGCATTACCCCGCAGCGTCATGCGATACTTGAATATTTAATAAGCTCAATGTCACATCCGACTGCCGATGAAATTTATAAAGCACTTGAAGGTAAATTTCCGAATATGAGTGTAGCCACTGTTTATAATAATTTAAGAGTTTTTCGTGAAGTAAATTTAGTAAAGGAACTGACATATGGAGATTCTTCCAGCCGGTTTGATTTCATTACTTCTCACCATTATCATATTATCTGTAAAGAGTGTGGCAAAATAGTTGATTTCCATTATCCAGGACTTGATGAGGTCGAGCAATTTGCTAGCCATGTTTCAGGATTCAAAATCAGCCACCACCGTCTGGAAATTTACGGTACTTGTCCTGATTGTGCTCAAAAAGAAGCGCACTAA
- a CDS encoding ion channel yields the protein MFYVLLALILFFIAMSLKTLFVPYRRKEKWVSFENFMYLIFVYITIMIGFGLIYTLFQMNGIPVYNDGQAPSLNYDFFHTLHTSIYFSGVTLFSVGFGDLMPIGMGRMVVLVEALIGYTIPAAFVARAVFDMNN from the coding sequence ATGTTTTATGTCTTATTAGCACTCATTCTATTTTTTATTGCGATGAGCTTAAAAACACTGTTTGTTCCTTACCGCAGAAAAGAAAAATGGGTATCGTTTGAAAATTTTATGTATCTAATTTTTGTCTATATCACCATTATGATAGGCTTTGGATTAATCTATACGTTATTCCAAATGAACGGAATTCCTGTTTATAATGATGGACAGGCGCCATCTTTGAACTATGATTTTTTTCATACTTTACATACTAGTATATATTTTAGCGGAGTGACCTTATTCTCTGTAGGCTTTGGCGATTTAATGCCGATCGGGATGGGAAGAATGGTTGTATTAGTGGAGGCGTTAATCGGTTATACGATTCCAGCCGCCTTTGTGGCACGGGCGGTATTTGATATGAACAACTAG
- the bcp gene encoding thioredoxin-dependent thiol peroxidase → MSIHIGETVPDFELEANNGEKIKLSDFRGKNVVLYFYPKDMTPGCTTEACDFRDNHEAFKGFNTVVLGVSPDPISRHQKFIEKHELPFPLLSDENHEVAESFDVWKLKKNFGKEYMGIERSTFLIDKEGKLAQEWKKVKVAGHVDEIKQALEKIEA, encoded by the coding sequence ATGTCTATTCATATTGGAGAAACAGTTCCAGACTTTGAACTAGAAGCAAATAATGGTGAAAAAATAAAACTTTCCGATTTTCGCGGAAAGAATGTTGTCTTATACTTTTATCCGAAAGATATGACACCTGGATGTACAACAGAAGCATGTGATTTTCGCGATAACCACGAAGCTTTCAAAGGATTTAATACAGTAGTACTAGGAGTAAGCCCAGATCCGATTTCAAGACACCAGAAGTTTATTGAAAAACATGAGCTGCCATTCCCGTTATTATCCGACGAAAATCATGAAGTAGCCGAAAGCTTTGACGTCTGGAAGTTAAAAAAGAACTTCGGAAAAGAGTATATGGGAATTGAAAGATCGACCTTCTTGATTGACAAAGAAGGGAAGCTTGCTCAAGAATGGAAGAAAGTAAAAGTAGCTGGCCATGTAGATGAAATCAAACAAGCATTAGAAAAAATCGAAGCCTAA